The window TGGCCATCCGGTGGCTGATCCAGTACGCGAAGGCCCGACCCGATCATTCCATGAGAGAGAAGCTGGCCTCGGAGTTCATGGCTGCGGCCAAGAACGACGGGGCAACGATAAAGAAGCGGGACGACACTCATCGGATGGCCGAGGCCAACAAGGCCTTTGCCCATTACCGCTGGTAACCGAACCCGCGTCTTATCTGGTCGTCGCGAGCCCCAGGACATTCCCTGAAGAGCCGGTGTGAGGGCCAGGGGGCAAGCAAGTATCGGACCGTCCGCATCCCGGTGCCCGGGGTTGCGGCATCCTCGCGACGCAGGGCCGCATCCGCGGCCCCAAACGGTCCGGAAAAGCTTGAGGTCGCGAGCCTCGAGAGAGAACAGGACTTGAAGACTGAGTCGGGGCGGCGCCGCGAGGTTGCCGTACCCGTGGAAGGACATCCGTTGGGAGTGCCCTGTGACGAATCGCGTGCCGCTCGAAAGAGTCCGCAACATTGGGATCATGGCCCATATCGATGCGGGCAAGACGACGTTGAGCGAGCGGATTCTCTACTTCACCGGCAAGGTCCATCGCATGGGGGAGGTCCACGAGGGATCCGCCACGATGGACTGGATGGACCAGGAGAGGGAACGCGGGATCACGATCACCTCGGCGGCGACGACGTGCGACTGGGAAGGGCACCAGATCACGCTGATCGACACGCCCGGGCACGTCGACTTCACCATGGAGGTCGAACGCTCCCTGCGGGTCCTGGACGGCGCGGTCGCCGTCTTCTGCGCCGTGGGGGGGGTCGAGCCCCAGAGCGAGACGGTCTGGCGCCAGGCGGACAAGTACCGCGTGCCCAGGATCGCCTTCATCAACAAGATGGATCGTGTCGGGGCGGACTTCTTCGGGGCCGTCGCGATGATGCGGGAGCGGCTGGGCGCCCGTCCTGTGCCGATCCAGGTCCCGGTGATGGTGGGAGAGATCTTCCACAGCA of the Candidatus Eisenbacteria bacterium genome contains:
- a CDS encoding GTP-binding protein; the encoded protein is MTNRVPLERVRNIGIMAHIDAGKTTLSERILYFTGKVHRMGEVHEGSATMDWMDQERERGITITSAATTCDWEGHQITLIDTPGHVDFTMEVERSLRVLDGAVAVFCAVGGVEPQSETVWRQADKYRVPRIAFINKMDRVGADFFGAVAMMRERLGARPVPIQVPVMVGEIFHSIIDLVRMVEVSYVEEHGLTTFQEHPIDADLVDFAEEHRIHMLEALADYDNELLRRYVESHDLPAELISRAIRQGTLEDRITPVLCGTAYKNKGVRKLLDAVIEYLPSPLDLPPVKGENPESL